A genomic region of Methylobacterium durans contains the following coding sequences:
- the treZ gene encoding malto-oligosyltrehalose trehalohydrolase encodes MRRAHTMAFGSEIVPDGVRFRLWAPTAQDVVLVADGAEHAFPASEDGWHEATAQGAKAGTRYGFRIDNDLVVPDPASRFQPDDVSGLSEVIDPNSFSWTDSAWTGRPFEEAVIYELHVGTATPEGTYAGLEKRLEDLRDLGVTAIELLPVADFKGSRNWGYDGVLPYAPDAAYGRPEDLKRLIDRAHALGLMVFLDAVYNHFGPAGNYLHAYAKTFFTERHQTPWGAGINFDGAESGHVVRQYFLQNALYWLEEYHFDGLRFDAVHAILDDSERHFLAELGETVRERLPNRNVHLILENEANQARWLERDDAGTPRQHSAQWADDLHHCWHVLLTGEDAGYYASFSDRPVEHLARCLSEGFAYQGEPFRTLDNHPRGEPSGHLPPSAFVTFLQNHDQVGNRALGERLSELADQGRLALARAGFLLAPQIPMLWMGEEWSASTPFLFFVDFAPDEDLNRAVREGRRREFKSFAAFADDTSVIPDPTEAKTFTDSKLDWSERERSPHREVLADTTRLLALRREIVVPLTKTRYRGATATLPRPDVVDCTWRFAGGSYRFVANVGSEPFASELAGGRVFWTNAPDRSGQLPGWTGLFLSESAA; translated from the coding sequence ATGCGGCGCGCCCACACGATGGCCTTTGGCAGCGAGATCGTTCCGGACGGCGTGCGCTTCCGCCTCTGGGCGCCCACCGCGCAGGACGTCGTCCTCGTGGCCGACGGGGCCGAACACGCCTTCCCCGCCTCGGAGGATGGCTGGCACGAGGCGACCGCCCAGGGCGCCAAGGCCGGGACCCGCTACGGCTTCCGCATAGACAACGACCTCGTCGTGCCGGACCCGGCCTCGCGCTTCCAGCCCGACGACGTCTCCGGCCTCAGCGAGGTGATCGACCCGAACAGCTTCTCCTGGACGGACAGCGCCTGGACCGGCCGCCCCTTCGAGGAGGCCGTGATCTACGAGCTGCATGTCGGGACCGCGACGCCGGAGGGCACCTATGCGGGCCTGGAGAAGCGCCTGGAGGATCTGCGGGATCTCGGCGTCACCGCGATCGAGCTTCTGCCGGTCGCCGACTTCAAGGGCAGCCGCAACTGGGGCTACGATGGGGTGCTCCCCTACGCGCCTGACGCCGCCTACGGCCGGCCCGAGGATCTGAAGCGCCTGATCGACCGGGCGCACGCCCTCGGGCTGATGGTCTTCCTCGACGCCGTCTACAATCATTTCGGCCCGGCCGGGAACTACCTGCACGCCTACGCAAAGACCTTCTTCACGGAACGGCACCAGACGCCCTGGGGAGCGGGCATCAACTTCGACGGCGCCGAGAGCGGCCACGTCGTGCGCCAGTACTTCCTCCAGAACGCCCTCTACTGGCTGGAGGAGTATCATTTCGACGGCCTGCGTTTCGACGCGGTCCACGCGATCCTCGACGATTCCGAGCGCCATTTCCTGGCCGAACTCGGAGAAACCGTGCGCGAGCGGCTGCCGAACCGCAACGTCCACCTCATCCTCGAGAACGAGGCGAACCAGGCGCGCTGGCTGGAACGCGACGACGCCGGCACGCCTCGCCAGCACAGTGCGCAATGGGCGGACGATCTCCACCATTGCTGGCACGTGCTGCTGACGGGCGAGGACGCGGGCTACTACGCGAGCTTCAGCGACCGGCCCGTCGAGCACCTCGCCCGCTGCCTGTCCGAGGGCTTCGCCTATCAGGGAGAGCCCTTCAGGACCCTCGACAACCACCCGCGCGGCGAGCCCTCGGGACACCTGCCGCCCTCGGCCTTCGTCACCTTCCTGCAAAACCACGATCAGGTCGGCAACCGCGCCCTCGGCGAGCGCCTGAGCGAGCTCGCCGACCAGGGCAGGCTCGCCCTCGCCCGCGCCGGGTTCCTGCTGGCGCCGCAGATCCCAATGCTCTGGATGGGCGAGGAATGGTCGGCCTCGACGCCGTTCCTGTTCTTCGTCGATTTCGCGCCGGACGAAGACCTGAACCGGGCCGTTCGCGAGGGCAGGCGGCGCGAGTTCAAGAGCTTCGCGGCCTTCGCCGACGACACCTCCGTGATCCCGGACCCGACCGAGGCGAAGACCTTCACGGATTCGAAGCTCGACTGGTCCGAGCGCGAGCGCTCGCCCCACCGCGAGGTTCTGGCCGACACGACGCGCCTCCTCGCCCTGCGCCGCGAGATCGTGGTGCCGCTGACGAAGACCCGCTACCGCGGCGCGACCGCGACCCTGCCGCGACCCGATGTGGTGGACTGCACCTGGCGCTTCGCCGGCGGCAGCTACCGCTTCGTCGCCAATGTCGGCTCGGAGCCCTTCGCGTCCGAGCTCGCGGGCGGGCGCGTATTCTGGACGAACGCCCCGGACCGGAGCGGACAGCTGCCCGGCTGGACCGGCCTCTTTCTGAGCGAGAGTGCCGCGTGA
- a CDS encoding trehalose-6-phosphate synthase, whose amino-acid sequence MLAGLYRAARVGLVTPMRDGMNLVAKEYVVAQSDEDPGVLVLSKFAGAARQLPEAILVNPYDHFEVAEAIRTALYMPRGERLERWRPMAERMKREDVDWWARNFLSELENFRTVEREPPTAAAAAE is encoded by the coding sequence GTGCTCGCCGGACTCTACCGGGCGGCCCGGGTTGGCCTCGTGACACCGATGCGCGACGGCATGAACCTCGTCGCCAAGGAATACGTCGTCGCCCAGAGCGACGAGGATCCGGGCGTGCTGGTTCTCTCGAAGTTCGCAGGCGCGGCACGCCAATTGCCAGAGGCGATCCTCGTCAACCCGTACGACCATTTCGAGGTCGCCGAGGCGATCCGGACCGCCCTCTACATGCCGCGGGGCGAGCGGCTGGAGCGCTGGCGGCCGATGGCCGAGCGGATGAAGCGCGAGGACGTGGATTGGTGGGCGCGCAACTTCCTCTCGGAACTCGAGAACTTCCGCACCGTCGAGCGCGAGCCGCCGACGGCCGCCGCAGCGGCGGAATAA
- a CDS encoding trehalose-6-phosphate synthase produces MARLVIVSNRVAVPEEGGKAVAAGGLAVAVKEAFTAYEGLWFGWSGNIVEEPSEEPTLIDRGRVQYAVVDLSPQDHREYYAGFANRALWPIMHYRLGLGAFSRSDYAGYCRVNRIFARQLAKLIEPDDIIWVHDYHLLPLASELRARHRQPDRLFPPHPLAGGRRVQLAARER; encoded by the coding sequence GTGGCACGCCTTGTCATCGTATCGAACCGCGTTGCAGTCCCCGAGGAGGGCGGCAAGGCGGTCGCAGCCGGCGGCCTCGCGGTCGCGGTGAAGGAGGCCTTCACCGCCTACGAGGGGCTCTGGTTCGGCTGGAGCGGCAACATCGTCGAGGAGCCCTCCGAGGAGCCCACGCTGATCGATCGAGGCCGCGTCCAGTACGCCGTCGTCGACCTCTCCCCGCAGGATCACCGGGAATATTACGCCGGCTTCGCCAACCGGGCGCTCTGGCCGATCATGCATTACAGGCTCGGGCTCGGCGCCTTCTCGCGCTCGGATTATGCCGGGTATTGCCGGGTCAACCGCATCTTCGCGCGCCAGCTCGCCAAGCTGATCGAGCCCGACGACATCATCTGGGTGCACGATTACCACCTGCTGCCCCTCGCCTCGGAGCTGCGCGCCCGGCATCGCCAACCCGATCGGCTATTTCCACCACATCCCCTGGCCGGCGGCCGACGTGTTCAACTCGCTGCCCGCGAGCGGTGA